In Phragmites australis chromosome 16, lpPhrAust1.1, whole genome shotgun sequence, one DNA window encodes the following:
- the LOC133896233 gene encoding thylakoid lumenal 19 kDa protein, chloroplastic-like — MTMLASLLSSSPLLSTASTSTISSHQPPPPQALRLQPKPFTTTLVAAAAAGLLLLSPAPAPSHADPEFSVYYGTAASAANYGGYGGNASKKDAAEYVYEIPEGWKERLVSKVEKGTNGTDSEFFNPRKRSEKEYLTYLAGIRALAPLNAVLDNLALSDVGLQDQIASADGVRSAERTDGGGQLYYDYEIAGAGAHSLISVTCARNKLYAHFVTAPNAEWGRDEAMLRRLHQSFTTVDPTAPPAAAAS; from the coding sequence ATGACCATGctcgcctccctcctctcgtcttctcctctcctcagCACCGCGTCCACTTCCACCATCTCGTCGCATCAGCCGCCACCCCCACAGGCTCTGAGGCTCCAACCCAAGCCCTTCACCACCACGCTGGTCGCCGCGGCAGCGGCCGGCCTCCTGCTGCTgtctccggcgccggcgccgtcccACGCCGACCCGGAGTTCAGCGTGTACTACGGCACGGCGGCGAGCGCGGCCAACTACGGTGGGTACGGCGGGAACGCGAGCAAGAAGGACGCGGCGGAGTACGTGTACGAGATCCCCGAGGGGTGGAAGGAGCGGCTGGTGTCCAAGGTGGAGAAGGGCACCAACGGCACGGACAGCGAGTTCTTCAACCCGCGGAAGCGCTCCGAGAAGGAGTACCTCACCTACCTGGCCGGGATCCGCGCGCTGGCGCCCCTGAACGCCGTGCTCGACAACCTCGCGCTCTCCGACGTCGGGCTGCAGGACCAGATCGCGTCGGCGGACGGCGTGCGGTCGGCCGAGCGCACCGACGGGGGCGGGCAGCTGTACTACGACTACGAGAtcgcgggcgccggcgcgcACAGCCTCATCTCCGTGACGTGCGCGCGGAACAAGCTGTACGCGCACTTCGTCACGGCGCCCAACGCCGAGTGGGGACGCGACGAGGCCATGCTCCGCCGACTGCACCAGTCGTTCACGACCGTCGACCCCACGGccccgccggcggcggccgcgagCTAA
- the LOC133894897 gene encoding uncharacterized protein LOC133894897 isoform X1, translated as MEAAADPAGDAHTFKADFTATGVELLRGCVREKLREFMSGPDDTLVDYVILLLRNGRCKDEASKELNVFLEDDSAVFVSWLWDHLSLHLHLYVQAQEEDQEIKDAEAPKEVSGRQKSSEVLSKTKGQTHSELAIESSTTTRRRNKREWKGIGREGNENFPLRSVLTDILHGEEKRSQKSNEIQRPPSKQQNGRKRDRDDEPQQTKRDLSSRPMIGGGASRRLLQFAVRDAVKAVQPASSSTEPASKRLRSVVSTASADKLHDKRPERSQDNLNDRRSERTRPILQAQGAALALRAAAKAAADSTKVRSTGTVFKRLGQGNIVRQPSREEKRDYEDFEPVTTVDEHDSDQYDNDEESGELTMADREAEMNVDSTSDDDVNQDDEITRYQSSGSHEGAFSSFVEKKALLVKCSVEPETNAIRPSSVIDEEQLVSSSTTTASKTVAIPVDVNTVEPLNYETPKDVHVVEKPYITPMNANVTSMASNVKELGRAEVQKDSPRSAQSVAVSYSTAHPIEDADSRTLYVSNVHFAATKDSLSRHFNKFGAVLKVVIVTNAATGQPTGSAYVEFLHKESAERALSLNGTSFMTRILKVVRRSSHEAAHFYGWPGSGRSSLYARHGRMAYPRAVLPGSSFRGRAPMKAGARSLQWKREPSGTNSSAGTKPDMSVPLFSEQVLPPAT; from the exons atggaggcggcggccgatCCTGCCGGCGACGCCCACACCTTCAAGGCCGACTTCACCGCCACCGGCGTGGAGCTGCTCCGGGGTTGCGTGCGGGAGAAGCTGCGCGAGTTCATGAGCGGCCCCGACGACACCCTCGTG GATTACGTTATTCTCTTGCTTAGGAATGGAAGATGCAAGGATGAGGCCAGTAAGGAGCTCAATGTATTTCTAGAGGATGATAGTGCAGTATTCGTTTCCTG GTTATGGGATCATCTTTCTTTACATTTGCACCTTTATgtgcaagcacaagaagaagaccaGGAGATAAAGGATGCTGAGGCCCCCAAAGAAGTATCTGGGAGACAAAAATCATCAGAGGTGCTCTCAAAAACCAAaggtcaaactcattctgagcTAGCAATTGAATCAAGTACGACAACTAGAAGACGGAATAAGAGGGAATGGAAAGGAATTGGTCGGGAGGGTAATGAAAATTTTCCACTTCGAAGTGTGCTAACCGATATTCTTCACGGAGAGGAGAAAAGATCGCAAAAGTCTAATGAAATACAACGCCCTCCATCAAAACAACAGAATGGCAGGAAGCGTGACAGGGATGATGAACCACAGCAAACGAAG AGGGACTTGTCTTCACGTCCTATGATTGGTGGTGGTGCTTCACGTCGTCTTCTACAGTTCGCTGTTCGTGATGCTGTAAAAGCTGTACAGCCAGCCAGCAGCTCTACTGAACCAGCATCCAAGCGTCTACGCTCTGTGGTTTCCACAGCATCTGCAGACAAACTGCATGATAAGAGACCAGAAAGATCTCAAGACAACCTGAATGATAGAAGATCAGAAAGAACTAGGCCAATTCTACAGGCTCAAGGAGCTGCTTTAGCTCTCAGAGCTGCTGCCAAGGCTGCTGCAGATTCTACGAAAGTTAGATCTACTGGAACTGTTTTCAAGCGATTGGGTCAAGGGAATATTGTCAGACAGCCATCTCGTGAAGAGAAGAGAGATTATGAAGATTTTGAACCAGTAACCACTGTAGATGAACATGATTCTGATCAATATGATAATGATGAGGAATCTGGAGAGCTGACCATGGCAGATAGGGAAGCTGAAATGAATGTTGATTCTACCTCTGATGATGATGTGAACCAAGATGACGAGATTACAAGATACCAAAGTTCTGGTTCACATGAAGGTGCTTTCTCATCGTTTGTAGAGAAGAAAGCTTTATTGGTGAAATGCAGTGTTGAACCAGAGACCAATGCAATAAGGCCATCAAGTGTGATCGATGAAGAGCAACTTGTTTCTTCATCGACTACAACAGCAAGTAAAACTGTGGCTATTCCTGTTGATGTGAATACTGTGGAACCTCTCAATTATGAAACACCAAAAGATGTTCATGTTGTGGAGAAGCCTTACATCACACCCATGAATGCAAATGTCACCAGTATGGCTAGCAATGTCAAA GAATTGGGTCGTGCAGAAGTTCAAAAGGATTCTCCGCGGTCTGCACAGTCTG TTGCAGTTTCATATAGCACAGCGCATCCGATCGAGGATGCGGATTCAAGAACCCTCTATGTCAGCAAT GTTCACTTTGCTGCCACCAAGGACTCATTATCTCGCCATTTCAACAAGTTTGGTGCAGTACTGAAAGTAGTCATTGTCACTAATGCTGCAACGGGGCAGCCAACAGG ATCCGCATATGTAGAGTTTTTACACAAAGAATCAGCTGAACGAGCTTTGTCATTGAATGGCACATCATTTATGACTCGTATTCTCAAG GTCGTCCGGCGAAGTTCTCATGAAGCTGCTCACTTTTATGGTTGGCCTGGTAGTGGACGATCATCATTGTATGCTAGGCATGGTAGAATGGCATACCCAAGGGCTGTTCTCCCTGGCAGTTCCTTTAGAGGGCGTGCTCCGATGAAAGCGGGTGCTAGAAGTTTACAGTGGAAACGTGAACCTTCAGGCACTAATTCAAGTGCAGGTACGAAACCTGACATGAGTGTGCCGTTGTTTTCTGAACAGGTGCTCCCTCCTGCCACATAG
- the LOC133894897 gene encoding nucleolar protein 12-like isoform X2, which yields MIGGGASRRLLQFAVRDAVKAVQPASSSTEPASKRLRSVVSTASADKLHDKRPERSQDNLNDRRSERTRPILQAQGAALALRAAAKAAADSTKVRSTGTVFKRLGQGNIVRQPSREEKRDYEDFEPVTTVDEHDSDQYDNDEESGELTMADREAEMNVDSTSDDDVNQDDEITRYQSSGSHEGAFSSFVEKKALLVKCSVEPETNAIRPSSVIDEEQLVSSSTTTASKTVAIPVDVNTVEPLNYETPKDVHVVEKPYITPMNANVTSMASNVKELGRAEVQKDSPRSAQSVAVSYSTAHPIEDADSRTLYVSNVHFAATKDSLSRHFNKFGAVLKVVIVTNAATGQPTGSAYVEFLHKESAERALSLNGTSFMTRILKVVRRSSHEAAHFYGWPGSGRSSLYARHGRMAYPRAVLPGSSFRGRAPMKAGARSLQWKREPSGTNSSAGTKPDMSVPLFSEQVLPPAT from the exons ATGATTGGTGGTGGTGCTTCACGTCGTCTTCTACAGTTCGCTGTTCGTGATGCTGTAAAAGCTGTACAGCCAGCCAGCAGCTCTACTGAACCAGCATCCAAGCGTCTACGCTCTGTGGTTTCCACAGCATCTGCAGACAAACTGCATGATAAGAGACCAGAAAGATCTCAAGACAACCTGAATGATAGAAGATCAGAAAGAACTAGGCCAATTCTACAGGCTCAAGGAGCTGCTTTAGCTCTCAGAGCTGCTGCCAAGGCTGCTGCAGATTCTACGAAAGTTAGATCTACTGGAACTGTTTTCAAGCGATTGGGTCAAGGGAATATTGTCAGACAGCCATCTCGTGAAGAGAAGAGAGATTATGAAGATTTTGAACCAGTAACCACTGTAGATGAACATGATTCTGATCAATATGATAATGATGAGGAATCTGGAGAGCTGACCATGGCAGATAGGGAAGCTGAAATGAATGTTGATTCTACCTCTGATGATGATGTGAACCAAGATGACGAGATTACAAGATACCAAAGTTCTGGTTCACATGAAGGTGCTTTCTCATCGTTTGTAGAGAAGAAAGCTTTATTGGTGAAATGCAGTGTTGAACCAGAGACCAATGCAATAAGGCCATCAAGTGTGATCGATGAAGAGCAACTTGTTTCTTCATCGACTACAACAGCAAGTAAAACTGTGGCTATTCCTGTTGATGTGAATACTGTGGAACCTCTCAATTATGAAACACCAAAAGATGTTCATGTTGTGGAGAAGCCTTACATCACACCCATGAATGCAAATGTCACCAGTATGGCTAGCAATGTCAAA GAATTGGGTCGTGCAGAAGTTCAAAAGGATTCTCCGCGGTCTGCACAGTCTG TTGCAGTTTCATATAGCACAGCGCATCCGATCGAGGATGCGGATTCAAGAACCCTCTATGTCAGCAAT GTTCACTTTGCTGCCACCAAGGACTCATTATCTCGCCATTTCAACAAGTTTGGTGCAGTACTGAAAGTAGTCATTGTCACTAATGCTGCAACGGGGCAGCCAACAGG ATCCGCATATGTAGAGTTTTTACACAAAGAATCAGCTGAACGAGCTTTGTCATTGAATGGCACATCATTTATGACTCGTATTCTCAAG GTCGTCCGGCGAAGTTCTCATGAAGCTGCTCACTTTTATGGTTGGCCTGGTAGTGGACGATCATCATTGTATGCTAGGCATGGTAGAATGGCATACCCAAGGGCTGTTCTCCCTGGCAGTTCCTTTAGAGGGCGTGCTCCGATGAAAGCGGGTGCTAGAAGTTTACAGTGGAAACGTGAACCTTCAGGCACTAATTCAAGTGCAGGTACGAAACCTGACATGAGTGTGCCGTTGTTTTCTGAACAGGTGCTCCCTCCTGCCACATAG
- the LOC133895669 gene encoding zinc finger A20 and AN1 domain-containing stress-associated protein 11-like: MAQRDKKVEEPTELHAPEITLCANSCGFPGNPATKNLCQNCFLANAAPPSPSSSSSPAVFPLVDKPRPAPIPAPAPVSLAVDRPAAGPVDAKALRSSVNRCHSCRKRVGLTGFRCRCGELFCGAHRYSDRHECSFDYKSVGRDAIARENPVVRAAKIVRF, from the coding sequence ATGGCGCAGCGCGACAAGAAGGTGGAGGAGCCCACCGAGCTGCACGCGCCGGAGATCACGCTCTGCGCCAACAGCTGCGGCTTCCCCGGCAACCCGGCCACCAAGAACCTCTGCCAGAACTGCTTCCTGGCGAACGCTGCCCCGCCGTCTCCCTCCTCGTCTTCGTCTCCGGCGGTGTTTCCGCTGGTCGATAAGCCGAGGCCAGCTCCTatcccggcgccggcgccggtttCTCTGGCCGTTGACCGGCCGGCAGCTGGGCCGGTGGATGCGAAGGCGTTGCGGTCGTCGGTCAACCGGTGCCACAGCTGCCGGAAGCGGGTGGGACTGACGGGGTTCCGATGCCGGTGCGGCGAGCTGTTCTGCGGCGCGCACCGTTACTCGGACCGGCACGAGTGCAGCTTCGACTACAAGTCGGTCGGCAGGGACGCCATCGCCAGGGAGAACCCCGTCGTGCGCGCGGCCAAGATCGTTAGGTTCTGA